The Williamsia sp. DF01-3 genome has a window encoding:
- a CDS encoding TetR/AcrR family transcriptional regulator → MSPRPNPAAAARAAVAAAAVAASKGVALPQAIRHQVGADDVKPDGRKRRWESHKEARRSELVDGTLAAVRTLGADAGMDEIAQEIGVSKTVLYRYFTDKSDLTTAAMMRFIETVLVPRLGSAINEDVGEFELTRMVISVYVQTVADEPQIYSFVMSGGSGSEVVADSQKLIAQMLTFVMINRLVEQGSQTGGVETWAYSLVGAIQLAVHWWMVEHRLGKEQLIDYLTMMVWSSIAGITAAGGSAEYFNSLDHPLPKAPGAPGDRCRRSLSGAGGRGIGLSAWLSTRTTGPGPTQVRRR, encoded by the coding sequence ATGTCACCACGTCCCAACCCGGCCGCCGCCGCCCGCGCGGCTGTTGCTGCCGCCGCTGTCGCGGCCAGCAAAGGTGTTGCGTTGCCTCAGGCGATCCGCCACCAGGTGGGCGCCGACGACGTCAAACCCGACGGCCGCAAACGCCGGTGGGAAAGTCACAAGGAAGCCCGGCGCAGCGAACTGGTCGACGGCACCCTGGCTGCGGTGCGCACCCTCGGCGCCGATGCCGGGATGGATGAGATCGCCCAGGAGATAGGCGTTTCCAAGACCGTCCTCTACCGGTACTTCACCGACAAGAGCGACCTCACCACTGCCGCGATGATGCGTTTCATCGAGACCGTCCTGGTGCCGCGCCTTGGCAGTGCGATCAACGAGGACGTCGGCGAGTTCGAACTGACGCGGATGGTCATCTCGGTCTACGTGCAGACCGTTGCCGACGAACCGCAGATCTACTCGTTTGTGATGTCGGGCGGATCGGGCTCGGAGGTGGTGGCGGACTCCCAGAAGCTGATCGCCCAGATGCTCACGTTTGTCATGATCAACCGGCTCGTGGAGCAGGGCTCGCAAACCGGTGGTGTCGAGACCTGGGCCTACAGCCTTGTCGGGGCCATCCAGCTCGCAGTGCATTGGTGGATGGTCGAGCACCGGCTGGGGAAAGAGCAGCTGATCGACTACCTCACGATGATGGTGTGGTCCTCGATTGCCGGCATCACCGCAGCCGGGGGCTCGGCCGAGTACTTCAACTCCCTGGACCATCCCCTCCCGAAGGCGCCCGGCGCTCCGGGTGACCGCTGTCGGCGATCGTTGTCGGGCGCAGGTGGCCGCGGGATAGGTTTGTCGGCATGGCTGAGCACGAGGACGACGGGGCCGGGTCCTACTCAGGTCCGGCGACGGTGA
- a CDS encoding diiron oxygenase, with amino-acid sequence MTMTVEPASRLDRVHDRQDIAKRLLKSAARKSYDPLIEVDWDAEVVPGLYGMTPEWCSLYGTDLWDRMTEEQRITLTNHEAASISATGIWFELILMQMLIRDAYRQDPASPHFQFALTEIADECRHSTMFAKAAEVFGIPNYERPRWVNFLSRPFKALASGSLAFGGTLAAEEILDMMQRDFMKDDRVQPVTRTVSKIHVLEEARHIRFAREETVRIAAEMTPMRRRMTQLSLAVTVYLVMYSLVNPKVYEAAGLDKREAKRAARNNVHYRDRTTDGFAKTIRFLDECGLIGGPGKLLLKRAAII; translated from the coding sequence ATGACAATGACTGTCGAACCCGCGTCCAGACTCGACCGCGTGCACGACCGGCAGGACATCGCCAAGAGGTTGTTGAAGTCGGCCGCACGCAAGTCCTATGACCCGCTCATCGAGGTCGATTGGGATGCCGAGGTGGTCCCCGGTCTCTACGGCATGACCCCGGAGTGGTGCAGCCTCTACGGCACGGACCTGTGGGACCGGATGACCGAAGAGCAGCGCATCACCCTCACCAACCACGAGGCCGCGAGCATCAGCGCCACGGGTATCTGGTTCGAGCTCATCCTCATGCAGATGCTCATCCGCGACGCCTACCGCCAGGACCCGGCGAGCCCGCACTTCCAGTTCGCGCTCACCGAGATCGCCGATGAGTGCCGCCACTCGACCATGTTCGCCAAGGCGGCAGAGGTCTTCGGTATTCCCAACTACGAGCGGCCCCGGTGGGTCAACTTTCTCTCGCGGCCCTTCAAGGCGCTGGCGTCGGGATCCCTGGCCTTCGGTGGCACCCTTGCCGCCGAGGAGATCCTCGACATGATGCAACGCGATTTCATGAAAGACGATCGCGTACAACCAGTCACACGCACGGTGAGCAAGATCCACGTGCTCGAGGAAGCCCGTCACATCCGCTTCGCCCGCGAAGAAACGGTGCGCATCGCGGCCGAGATGACCCCCATGCGTCGTCGCATGACCCAGCTCTCGCTGGCCGTCACCGTGTACCTGGTGATGTACAGCCTCGTGAACCCGAAGGTGTACGAGGCCGCGGGCCTCGACAAGCGCGAGGCCAAGCGGGCTGCGCGGAACAATGTGCACTACCGCGACCGCACCACGGACGGCTTTGCCAAGACCATCCGCTTCCTCGACGAGTGCGGTCTGATCGGTGGCCCCGGCAAACTGCTGCTCAAGCGGGCCGCAATCATCTGA
- a CDS encoding MerR family transcriptional regulator, whose product MAEYRINELADVSGVSVRNIRVYQDRGLLPPPKIKGRTGWYSAEHLSRLKVISQMLERGYTFATISELLMAARYGLKVEHVLEGEPKRGSRWKNFRRMATITITELRKGLGATDSNIALGQRLGLLVKEGAGYAVTNPEVLAGAEVLVKAGIDLDVLLTRWERVQQDLQDIAASFVSIVTDKYFEDGSPLELEESEVIRLAELVHTVRPMAHEIVEVAFSKAMDTEISKALDRGAELMMATDDEKAGVQAESGST is encoded by the coding sequence ATGGCTGAATACCGGATCAACGAACTCGCGGATGTCTCCGGCGTCAGCGTTCGCAACATCAGGGTCTATCAGGACCGTGGGTTGTTGCCGCCGCCAAAGATAAAGGGGCGCACGGGCTGGTACTCGGCTGAACATCTGAGCCGGCTCAAGGTGATCTCGCAGATGCTCGAGCGCGGGTACACCTTCGCCACGATCAGCGAATTGTTGATGGCCGCCCGCTATGGGCTGAAGGTGGAACACGTCCTCGAGGGAGAGCCCAAGCGCGGTAGCCGGTGGAAGAACTTCCGTCGGATGGCCACCATCACGATCACCGAACTCCGCAAAGGGCTCGGGGCCACCGACAGCAACATTGCGCTCGGCCAGCGTCTCGGACTGCTGGTCAAAGAGGGTGCGGGCTATGCCGTGACCAACCCTGAGGTGCTGGCCGGCGCCGAGGTCCTGGTGAAGGCGGGCATCGATCTGGATGTTCTGCTCACGCGATGGGAGCGGGTCCAGCAAGATCTGCAGGACATCGCGGCAAGCTTTGTTTCGATCGTCACCGACAAGTACTTCGAGGACGGGTCGCCGCTCGAGCTCGAGGAGAGCGAAGTGATCCGGCTGGCCGAACTCGTGCACACCGTGCGGCCCATGGCGCACGAGATCGTCGAGGTCGCGTTCAGCAAGGCGATGGACACCGAGATCTCCAAGGCGCTCGATCGCGGTGCCGAACTGATGATGGCAACAGATGACGAGAAGGCCGGAGTCCAGGCGGAGTCCGGCTCCACATAG
- a CDS encoding alpha/beta fold hydrolase, with amino-acid sequence MATRDQAVLHEPRQPVEHRTVDRPAGASIVVSSYGPAGAPVVVLVHGFAVNSKYWYPQVNGLADRYRVVIYDQRGHGRSALGSDPTVNDHLGQDLDAVLRAVVSDGERAVIVGHSMGGMSVMSWAAQFPASVRTYARAIMLAGTAATAPVTKAAMRFADPATLARRAEYEFAWLAFRAIHWPGGDLMMRSGMTVAGALFPGISRPQLKFLDSLLRETDWRTRAKVGRALEDLHVERGLANMPVPVAVVVGDRDRLTPPRLADPVANALRYAGSLERFETWRGATHLLNWEQPERFNRTIEELFSATPRPR; translated from the coding sequence ATGGCCACCCGCGATCAGGCGGTCCTGCACGAGCCCCGACAACCGGTGGAACATCGGACCGTCGACAGGCCGGCGGGCGCCTCGATCGTGGTCAGCAGTTATGGTCCCGCCGGCGCTCCGGTGGTGGTGCTCGTCCACGGCTTCGCCGTCAACTCCAAATACTGGTATCCGCAGGTGAACGGACTCGCAGACCGCTACCGGGTGGTCATCTACGACCAGCGTGGCCACGGGCGTTCGGCCCTCGGGTCCGACCCCACGGTGAACGACCACCTCGGCCAAGACCTGGACGCTGTCCTGCGTGCGGTGGTATCCGACGGTGAGAGAGCGGTGATCGTCGGGCACAGCATGGGTGGCATGTCGGTCATGAGCTGGGCTGCACAGTTCCCGGCGAGCGTCCGAACGTACGCGCGAGCGATCATGCTCGCCGGGACCGCGGCCACGGCGCCGGTCACCAAAGCCGCCATGCGCTTTGCAGATCCGGCCACTCTCGCCCGCCGAGCCGAGTACGAGTTCGCGTGGCTCGCATTTCGGGCGATCCACTGGCCCGGAGGTGACCTGATGATGCGATCCGGTATGACGGTCGCCGGAGCGCTGTTCCCCGGGATCAGTCGCCCGCAGCTCAAGTTCCTCGACTCACTCTTACGTGAGACCGACTGGCGCACAAGGGCAAAGGTCGGCAGAGCGCTGGAAGATCTGCACGTCGAGCGCGGGTTGGCGAACATGCCGGTGCCCGTCGCAGTGGTGGTGGGGGACCGGGACAGGCTGACACCGCCCAGGCTGGCCGATCCGGTGGCCAATGCCCTGCGCTACGCGGGCTCGCTCGAACGATTCGAAACCTGGCGCGGCGCAACGCATCTGCTCAATTGGGAGCAGCCGGAGCGATTCAACCGGACGATCGAGGAGCTCTTCTCCGCCACGCCACGACCACGTTAA
- a CDS encoding SDR family NAD(P)-dependent oxidoreductase translates to MTERVALVTGASRGVGKGVATALGACGWTVYVTARGGVTPDEPLGQTVSEINASGGAAVGVSCDHSDDASVSALFDQISADHGRLDLLVNNVWAAPKGFGGFSDKFWERPVGDWDTLITVGLRAHYVACVEAAKIMVPQGSGLMVNISSFGTRGHLHSVLYGMSKAALDKMAFDMGHELFGTGVSAISLWLGLIQTELLMSLGIEEFAGFRLDEAEHPQFVGRVIDRLWQDPSLPERNGHTLVTAELGAQYGLVNNDGTPPKSHREPFGGGPLFPPA, encoded by the coding sequence GTGACCGAACGTGTGGCGCTGGTGACCGGCGCCAGCCGTGGCGTCGGCAAGGGTGTGGCGACGGCGCTGGGGGCCTGCGGCTGGACCGTCTACGTGACCGCACGCGGCGGTGTGACGCCGGATGAGCCACTGGGACAGACGGTGTCGGAGATCAACGCGTCCGGCGGCGCCGCGGTCGGCGTGAGCTGCGACCACTCCGACGACGCCTCGGTCTCCGCCTTGTTCGACCAGATCTCGGCCGACCATGGCCGACTCGACCTGCTGGTCAACAATGTCTGGGCGGCCCCGAAAGGGTTCGGCGGATTCAGCGACAAGTTCTGGGAGCGGCCGGTCGGTGATTGGGACACCCTGATCACGGTCGGTCTGCGGGCACACTACGTCGCCTGCGTGGAGGCCGCGAAGATCATGGTCCCGCAGGGCAGCGGCCTGATGGTCAACATCTCGTCGTTCGGGACGCGCGGCCACCTGCATTCGGTGCTGTACGGCATGAGCAAAGCCGCCCTCGACAAGATGGCATTCGACATGGGCCACGAACTCTTCGGCACCGGCGTGTCCGCGATCTCGTTGTGGCTGGGCCTGATTCAGACCGAGCTGCTGATGTCGCTGGGCATCGAGGAGTTCGCCGGTTTCCGGCTCGACGAGGCGGAACATCCACAGTTCGTCGGCCGCGTCATCGACCGTCTGTGGCAGGACCCCTCGTTGCCCGAGCGCAACGGCCACACCCTGGTGACCGCGGAACTCGGCGCGCAGTACGGGCTGGTGAACAACGACGGGACGCCACCGAAATCCCACCGCGAACCGTTCGGTGGCGGACCACTGTTCCCACCCGCCTGA
- the deoC gene encoding deoxyribose-phosphate aldolase, with protein MSDTLPAPTGSSLTRRVVAAMVDHTLLKPEATRADAEATVAEAADLGVLAVCLSPSMLPIDTGAQRSCVVAGFPSGKHHSLVKAAEARLAVDSGAQEIDMVIDVGAAVDGRFDEIFADVLTVREGIGSSITLKVIIESAALLSLAGPDTVTAVCQAAVRGGASMVKTSTGFHPAGGATVEAVRLMAAAVGPGVGVKASGGIRTADLAAELIAAGATRLGLSGSRAVLDGFPD; from the coding sequence ATGTCCGATACCTTGCCTGCCCCGACCGGTTCGAGCCTCACCCGGCGTGTGGTCGCCGCGATGGTGGATCACACACTTCTCAAACCCGAGGCGACCCGTGCCGATGCCGAGGCAACGGTCGCCGAAGCCGCCGATCTGGGTGTGCTCGCCGTCTGCCTCTCCCCGTCGATGCTGCCCATCGACACCGGCGCCCAGCGGAGCTGTGTGGTCGCCGGATTCCCCTCCGGCAAGCATCATTCGCTGGTCAAGGCGGCCGAAGCGCGGCTCGCGGTTGATTCCGGCGCACAGGAGATCGACATGGTGATCGACGTCGGCGCTGCCGTGGACGGCAGGTTCGACGAGATCTTCGCCGACGTCCTCACCGTCCGCGAGGGAATCGGCTCGTCGATCACGCTGAAGGTCATCATCGAGTCCGCAGCGCTGTTGTCGCTCGCCGGCCCCGACACCGTCACGGCGGTGTGCCAGGCCGCGGTCCGAGGTGGGGCATCGATGGTGAAGACCTCCACCGGTTTTCATCCTGCTGGAGGTGCGACTGTCGAGGCGGTGCGACTCATGGCCGCGGCCGTGGGCCCCGGGGTGGGGGTCAAGGCCAGCGGAGGCATCCGTACCGCCGACCTCGCGGCCGAGCTGATCGCGGCCGGTGCCACCCGGCTCGGTCTGTCCGGGTCCCGGGCAGTGCTCGACGGGTTCCCCGATTAA
- a CDS encoding DUF2516 family protein, producing the protein MGYAQSIVLLLLTVAAGVAAAVSLVHAALQRQDAFPAVDRQTKVIWVSILAAATLIIWLFGAISFLGIIAVVAAIVYIVDVRPRVDSIQNQSWFRKR; encoded by the coding sequence ATGGGTTACGCGCAGAGCATTGTCCTGTTGCTGTTGACGGTCGCAGCCGGAGTCGCGGCGGCGGTGTCGTTGGTGCATGCCGCGCTTCAGCGGCAGGATGCCTTTCCGGCGGTCGACCGCCAGACGAAGGTGATCTGGGTGAGCATCCTCGCGGCTGCAACATTGATCATCTGGCTGTTCGGCGCGATCAGCTTCCTCGGGATCATCGCTGTGGTCGCTGCGATCGTCTACATCGTCGACGTGCGGCCCCGGGTCGATTCCATTCAGAATCAGTCCTGGTTTCGCAAACGATGA
- a CDS encoding DUF445 domain-containing protein, translated as MNPTQATTPAIDSGGRHRLPGELPSGRPSSLPSGEAPKRTIAGLSGADAERKAALRRMKMVATGFLLFAAAVYFFCRWIEDRDGDNVAAWVGYVRAASEAGMVGALADWFAVTALFKHPLGIPIPHTALIRKKKDQIGEQLGDFIEDNFMTPEVIEDKVSQLALPTRVSSWLADPKNAPRVGAEAARGIAFAAEMLDDEDIEQLIMAGMRWAAEPEWGPPAGRVLEQLIAENRLEPVIQMVCDRAHDFALGSQDLIDRVIDKDGPAWAPKFVNSLVGDRLYRELVEFTFKVRSDPDHQVRQAMTAMLVQLATDLQNDPATIARLEAIKTEMLERDEVTGAASTAWNAGKALIEQLLADPNGTLRATLTDSIIQVAVRIRDDEVLQNKMNQWMVRVARHVSQNYSQEIISVITETVRGWDADDTSKKIELQVGRDLQFIRINGTVVGSLAGLTIYTVSVLLFH; from the coding sequence ATGAATCCGACTCAAGCGACGACGCCGGCCATCGACTCGGGTGGACGCCACCGGCTGCCCGGTGAGTTGCCGTCCGGCCGGCCCTCGTCCTTGCCGTCGGGTGAGGCCCCGAAACGGACCATCGCCGGGCTCAGCGGAGCCGACGCCGAACGCAAGGCCGCGCTTCGGCGGATGAAGATGGTGGCCACCGGGTTCCTGCTGTTCGCCGCTGCCGTCTACTTCTTCTGTCGCTGGATCGAGGATCGGGACGGCGACAACGTCGCTGCCTGGGTGGGTTACGTACGCGCGGCGTCCGAGGCCGGAATGGTGGGCGCGCTCGCCGACTGGTTCGCGGTGACGGCGCTGTTCAAACACCCACTGGGGATTCCGATTCCGCACACTGCGTTGATCCGGAAGAAGAAGGACCAGATCGGCGAACAGCTCGGCGACTTCATCGAGGACAACTTCATGACCCCCGAGGTCATCGAAGACAAGGTGTCGCAACTGGCATTGCCCACCCGGGTCTCGTCGTGGCTCGCCGATCCGAAGAACGCACCCCGGGTGGGTGCCGAAGCGGCGCGGGGTATCGCCTTCGCTGCCGAGATGCTCGACGACGAGGACATCGAGCAGCTGATCATGGCGGGAATGCGCTGGGCCGCCGAACCTGAATGGGGACCGCCCGCCGGGCGGGTGCTCGAACAGTTGATCGCGGAGAACCGGCTGGAGCCGGTGATCCAGATGGTTTGCGACCGCGCCCACGACTTCGCTTTGGGCAGCCAGGATCTGATCGACCGGGTGATCGACAAGGACGGGCCCGCGTGGGCTCCGAAGTTCGTGAACTCCCTGGTCGGCGACCGTCTCTACCGTGAGCTGGTGGAGTTCACCTTCAAGGTGAGGTCGGATCCGGATCATCAGGTGCGCCAGGCGATGACCGCCATGCTCGTCCAACTGGCGACCGACCTGCAGAACGATCCGGCGACCATCGCGAGACTCGAGGCGATCAAGACCGAGATGCTCGAACGTGACGAGGTCACCGGAGCGGCGTCGACCGCCTGGAATGCGGGCAAGGCACTCATCGAGCAGTTGTTGGCCGACCCCAACGGGACGCTGCGGGCCACGCTGACCGATTCGATCATCCAGGTGGCCGTCCGCATCCGTGACGACGAGGTGTTGCAGAACAAGATGAACCAGTGGATGGTGCGCGTGGCACGGCACGTCTCGCAGAACTACTCGCAGGAGATCATCTCGGTGATCACCGAGACGGTCCGTGGTTGGGACGCCGACGACACGAGCAAGAAGATCGAGCTGCAGGTGGGTCGCGACCTACAGTTCATCAGGATCAACGGCACCGTGGTGGGATCGCTGGCCGGCCTCACCATCTACACCGTGTCCGTGCTGCTCTTCCATTAG
- a CDS encoding heparin-binding hemagglutinin, with product MTKSDRNLANPIYAAVGAGDLALKQVNEVIAQLRERTETATEQAQARFEETRTTAQSRIEETRERITALPEEVPSTVEELRTKFTPEELRKVAEAYIEVATGIYNSLAERGEETVERLRTAPAVGEQLSRAEKVYNDAVDLTEDTLGTISSQTRAVGQRAAKLAGRASANIEEAIEDATDEATDKLNGTAGKVEIKARAAKNSPAKKIAEAKEAAQKTPAAKEPAQAKAPAKKAPAKAATPASAAKAPAKKVAPAKKAPAKKTTG from the coding sequence ATGACCAAGTCAGACCGCAATCTCGCCAATCCGATCTACGCCGCTGTCGGCGCCGGGGACCTCGCCCTCAAGCAGGTCAACGAAGTGATCGCCCAGTTGCGCGAGCGCACCGAAACCGCCACCGAGCAGGCTCAGGCGCGTTTCGAAGAGACCCGAACCACCGCTCAGAGTCGCATCGAGGAAACCCGCGAGCGCATCACGGCGCTGCCGGAAGAGGTTCCCTCGACCGTGGAAGAGCTGCGCACCAAGTTCACCCCTGAAGAGCTGCGCAAGGTCGCCGAGGCCTACATCGAGGTCGCGACCGGCATCTACAACTCCCTCGCCGAACGTGGCGAAGAGACCGTCGAGCGCCTGCGCACCGCTCCTGCTGTCGGAGAACAGCTCTCGCGCGCCGAGAAGGTCTACAACGACGCGGTTGACCTGACCGAGGACACCCTCGGCACCATCTCCTCGCAGACGCGGGCTGTGGGCCAGCGTGCGGCGAAGCTCGCCGGCCGCGCCTCGGCCAACATCGAAGAGGCCATCGAGGACGCCACCGACGAGGCCACCGACAAGCTCAACGGCACCGCAGGCAAGGTCGAGATCAAGGCGCGTGCTGCCAAGAACTCGCCGGCCAAGAAGATCGCCGAGGCCAAGGAAGCGGCTCAGAAGACGCCGGCCGCCAAGGAGCCGGCCCAGGCCAAGGCCCCCGCCAAGAAGGCCCCAGCGAAGGCTGCCACACCTGCCTCCGCAGCGAAGGCGCCCGCCAAGAAGGTTGCTCCGGCCAAGAAGGCTCCGGCCAAGAAGACCACCGGATAG
- a CDS encoding alpha/beta fold hydrolase, which translates to MNTRSVAVGGAAVGAGVIAAGAAITGTFLGSIVREALKAPDPIEDEPDPLLATPAQDPEHIEVIAADGTPINVVAYGPPDGELMVLVHGWTCNTKYWYPQINTFSDRFRVIAYDQRGHGESPRGKTKLSTDLLGQDLQSVLTSVVPAGRKALIAGHSMGGMTILSWAQQFPDTVSDVARAVVLTSTCSNHLLPNLGLIPLDLPKALSPMEYLTGRLVAGATIHLPRTQMSRKVTQYIALNTTSRKSHVDFCDDMVASCPGRSRGKWGNAMVDLNVSAGLDALVVPTVVVVGCDDKLTPPVHSEQMAKVLQSHGHLEELVMWPGIGHMSSIENSDGYNKLITDLLQRTA; encoded by the coding sequence ATGAACACACGATCAGTGGCTGTCGGCGGTGCCGCGGTAGGCGCAGGAGTGATCGCGGCCGGAGCGGCGATCACCGGCACCTTCCTCGGATCGATCGTGCGAGAGGCCCTGAAAGCACCTGACCCGATCGAAGACGAGCCCGACCCGCTGCTCGCCACACCGGCGCAGGACCCCGAGCACATCGAGGTGATCGCTGCTGACGGCACCCCGATCAACGTCGTTGCGTACGGTCCACCCGACGGCGAGCTGATGGTGCTGGTCCATGGCTGGACCTGCAACACCAAGTACTGGTATCCCCAGATCAACACCTTCTCCGACCGCTTCCGCGTGATCGCGTACGACCAGCGTGGGCACGGTGAGTCGCCTCGTGGCAAGACGAAGCTCAGTACCGACCTGCTCGGTCAGGATCTCCAGTCCGTCCTCACCTCCGTGGTGCCCGCAGGGCGCAAGGCGTTGATCGCCGGACACAGCATGGGTGGGATGACCATCCTGTCCTGGGCGCAGCAGTTCCCCGACACCGTGTCGGACGTGGCGCGTGCGGTGGTACTCACCTCGACGTGTTCCAACCATCTGCTGCCCAACCTCGGCCTGATCCCGCTCGATCTCCCGAAGGCACTCTCGCCGATGGAGTACCTGACGGGTCGGCTCGTCGCCGGCGCCACGATCCACCTGCCGCGGACGCAGATGTCGCGCAAGGTGACCCAGTACATCGCGCTGAACACCACGTCGCGCAAATCCCACGTCGACTTCTGTGACGACATGGTGGCCTCGTGCCCAGGTCGCTCCCGCGGGAAATGGGGGAACGCGATGGTGGACCTGAACGTGTCTGCCGGACTCGACGCCCTGGTGGTGCCCACGGTCGTTGTGGTCGGCTGCGACGACAAGCTCACTCCGCCGGTGCATTCGGAGCAGATGGCCAAGGTGCTACAGAGCCACGGCCACCTCGAAGAGCTGGTGATGTGGCCGGGCATCGGGCACATGAGCAGTATCGAGAACTCCGACGGGTACAACAAACTGATCACCGATCTGCTGCAACGCACCGCCTGA
- a CDS encoding helix-turn-helix domain-containing protein, with translation MVPTPAESEDDPVTAVVANAAQDIGANVATAAQDIGSFIRSQRIAAEVSLRQLAERAGVSNPYLSQIERGLRKPSADVLAQIAKGLRVSAEVLYVRAGILEERPASPMRDALMADTAISERQKQVLLEIYESFCKENRAAGESDTDTTESAPTSDTGDKT, from the coding sequence ATGGTTCCCACACCAGCTGAATCCGAAGACGATCCGGTGACGGCGGTTGTCGCGAACGCGGCACAGGACATCGGTGCCAACGTTGCCACCGCTGCCCAGGACATAGGTAGTTTCATCAGGTCTCAACGGATCGCCGCCGAGGTGTCATTGCGCCAGCTAGCTGAGCGCGCGGGGGTGAGTAATCCGTACCTCAGTCAGATCGAACGAGGGTTGCGCAAACCTTCTGCAGACGTACTGGCCCAGATCGCCAAGGGGCTGCGTGTGTCTGCCGAAGTGCTGTACGTGCGGGCCGGAATTCTGGAAGAACGGCCCGCGAGTCCGATGCGCGACGCACTGATGGCAGACACCGCCATCAGTGAACGCCAGAAACAAGTGTTGCTCGAGATCTACGAGTCCTTCTGTAAAGAGAACCGGGCTGCGGGCGAAAGCGACACGGACACAACAGAATCAGCACCAACCTCAGATACTGGAGACAAAACATGA
- a CDS encoding DUF4873 domain-containing protein, which yields MAEHEDDGAGSYSGPATVTIDGHEPAQVQVELSGHFDPLAGRYVWAGRIRGLAPALPADVVIAAGTRAIVETPEGAGEGELSAVDLFGGFTIAGVTAPPFAQLPDDVDRDDIHIPGTSTGEDTR from the coding sequence ATGGCTGAGCACGAGGACGACGGGGCCGGGTCCTACTCAGGTCCGGCGACGGTGACGATCGACGGGCACGAGCCCGCGCAGGTTCAGGTGGAGCTGTCGGGGCATTTCGATCCGCTGGCAGGTCGTTACGTCTGGGCCGGACGCATCCGCGGGCTCGCGCCGGCATTGCCCGCCGACGTGGTGATAGCCGCCGGAACCCGGGCCATCGTCGAGACTCCGGAAGGGGCGGGCGAGGGTGAGCTGTCCGCGGTGGACCTGTTCGGCGGGTTCACCATCGCGGGCGTCACCGCTCCCCCGTTCGCGCAGCTACCCGACGACGTCGATCGCGACGACATCCACATCCCGGGGACGTCGACCGGAGAGGACACCCGGTGA
- a CDS encoding 3-hydroxybutyryl-CoA dehydrogenase → MSEKISRVGVIGAGQMGAGIAEVCARAHADVLVYETTRELAAAGRSRILRSLDRGVSSGKLTEREREQASARLRFTTDLGDFADRQMVCEAVIEDESIKTEIFKQLDKVVTDPNAVLASNTSSIPIMKLGMATANADRVIGMHFFNPVPVLPLVELVTTLMTSPEVTTRAEQFARDILGKEVVRSADRSGFVVNALLVPYLLSAIRMVESGFATVEDIDKAMVLGCAHPMGPLKLSDLVGLDTVKAIADKMYEEFKEPLYAPPPVLLRMVEAGRLGKKSGHGFYQYESTKAGVKN, encoded by the coding sequence GTGAGCGAGAAGATTTCGCGGGTCGGCGTGATCGGTGCCGGTCAGATGGGCGCAGGCATTGCCGAGGTCTGTGCCCGGGCGCACGCCGACGTGTTGGTGTACGAGACGACCCGCGAGCTCGCAGCCGCCGGAAGATCCCGCATCCTGCGATCCCTTGATCGCGGTGTGAGCAGCGGAAAGCTCACCGAACGCGAACGGGAGCAGGCCTCCGCGCGGCTGCGGTTCACCACCGATCTGGGCGACTTCGCTGACCGGCAGATGGTGTGTGAGGCAGTGATCGAAGACGAATCGATCAAGACCGAGATCTTCAAACAGCTCGACAAAGTGGTCACCGACCCGAATGCCGTGCTCGCTTCCAACACCTCCTCGATCCCGATCATGAAGCTGGGCATGGCCACAGCCAATGCCGACCGTGTGATCGGCATGCACTTCTTCAACCCGGTTCCGGTACTCCCACTCGTGGAACTGGTGACCACGTTGATGACCTCGCCCGAGGTGACCACGCGCGCAGAACAATTCGCCCGCGACATCCTGGGCAAAGAAGTGGTCCGATCGGCAGATCGCTCAGGGTTTGTTGTGAACGCACTCCTGGTTCCCTACCTTCTCTCCGCGATTCGCATGGTGGAGAGCGGATTTGCCACGGTGGAAGACATCGACAAGGCCATGGTGCTCGGCTGTGCCCATCCGATGGGCCCGCTCAAACTGAGTGACCTCGTCGGTCTCGACACGGTCAAGGCGATTGCCGACAAGATGTACGAAGAGTTCAAGGAACCGCTGTACGCCCCGCCCCCTGTGCTGCTGCGCATGGTGGAGGCGGGCCGGCTCGGCAAGAAGTCCGGCCACGGGTTCTACCAGTACGAGTCCACGAAGGCCGGCGTCAAGAACTGA